One window of the Deltaproteobacteria bacterium genome contains the following:
- a CDS encoding tRNA (N6-isopentenyl adenosine(37)-C2)-methylthiotransferase MiaB, translating into MKLLGFNNVHAASSWNRGRKKLYLATFGCQMNEYDSQRMAQILHEKYALTSEPDNADLILVNTCSIREKAENKLYSLIGRLKKFKKRKPDLIIGIAGCVAQQEGDRLLKRLPFIDLVFGPQCIYGLPEMLRDLEKSKKTVLNTEINNDFLIPRVTAPLPEPNPVRAFVTIMQGCDNFCTFCVVPYVRGREVSRPPEDILAEINQIVGEGVKEVTLLGQNVNSYGKKAGTSLNFPGLLHRVAEISGLERLRFTTSHPKDLSLDLIKCFRDIDKLCEHLHLPVQSGSTAVLKRMNRHYTRDRYLSTVDNLKSFCPDITLTTDLIVGFPGETDRDFEDTISLLKTVKFDQVFAFKYSPRPLTRAARFDNHVPEEIKKERLEAVIELQKKIGFARYKSLEDREEEVLVEGVSKKNPEELRGRTRGNHVVNFPGSQELIGKFVTVKINRACYHSLKGQILIT; encoded by the coding sequence ATGAAGCTATTAGGTTTCAACAATGTACATGCCGCCAGTTCCTGGAACAGGGGGCGCAAAAAGCTCTACCTCGCCACCTTTGGCTGTCAGATGAACGAGTATGATTCCCAAAGGATGGCGCAGATCCTCCATGAGAAATACGCACTGACATCAGAGCCTGATAATGCGGACCTGATCCTTGTAAACACTTGCTCAATCAGGGAAAAGGCCGAAAACAAGCTCTACAGTCTTATTGGCCGTTTAAAAAAGTTCAAGAAACGAAAGCCTGATTTGATTATTGGTATAGCAGGTTGTGTTGCCCAACAGGAAGGTGATCGTCTTTTAAAACGTCTGCCATTTATTGATCTGGTATTTGGACCACAGTGCATTTACGGTCTGCCCGAAATGTTGAGGGACTTGGAAAAAAGCAAGAAGACTGTATTGAATACTGAAATCAACAATGATTTTTTAATACCCAGGGTCACCGCCCCTCTGCCTGAGCCTAACCCTGTTCGGGCATTTGTAACCATAATGCAGGGTTGTGACAATTTCTGCACCTTTTGTGTGGTTCCCTATGTACGTGGTCGCGAGGTCAGCCGTCCACCTGAGGACATCCTGGCTGAAATAAATCAAATAGTAGGTGAAGGGGTCAAGGAAGTTACGCTCCTGGGTCAGAATGTAAACTCATACGGCAAGAAAGCAGGCACTAGCCTTAATTTTCCCGGCCTTCTCCACAGGGTAGCCGAAATTTCTGGTCTGGAACGCCTGAGGTTTACAACGAGTCACCCGAAAGATCTTTCCCTCGATTTAATAAAATGCTTCCGGGATATTGATAAACTGTGCGAACACCTGCATCTGCCAGTGCAATCAGGTTCCACCGCGGTCCTGAAACGCATGAACCGCCATTATACCAGGGATCGATATCTGTCAACAGTGGATAATCTCAAGTCCTTCTGCCCGGACATCACCCTCACTACCGACTTGATCGTGGGTTTTCCAGGTGAGACTGATAGAGATTTCGAGGATACTATATCTCTGCTCAAGACCGTGAAGTTCGATCAGGTTTTTGCCTTTAAATATTCACCCAGACCCCTTACACGGGCGGCCCGGTTCGATAACCATGTTCCGGAAGAAATCAAGAAGGAACGCCTTGAAGCAGTAATTGAACTCCAGAAAAAAATCGGGTTCGCGCGCTACAAGTCCCTGGAAGACCGGGAAGAGGAAGTCCTTGTGGAAGGCGTCAGCAAAAAAAATCCAGAGGAACTCAGAGGTAGAACCAGAGGCAATCATGTGGTAAACTTTCCCGGATCTCAAGAGCTTATCGGGAAGTTTGTTACTGTAAAAATAAACAGGGCATGTTATCATTCTTTAAAGGGACAAATTTTGATTACTTGA
- a CDS encoding PHP domain-containing protein: MFDLHCHSLFSDGELLPSELVRRVEILGYKAIAITDHVDSSNFDFVIPRLIKVAKDINRYSSTKLIPGVELTHVHPSLIAPLAKEARHLGADVLICHGETIAEPVCPGTNRAAIEADIDILAHPGLISEEEVEMAVQSGTFLEISGRKGHGLTNGHVARLSKAHGAKLIINSDAHAPEDFMSAEMARKVGLGAGLNSKEVESIYEVAWNWVRSL; this comes from the coding sequence ATGTTTGACCTCCACTGTCACAGTCTTTTCAGTGATGGGGAGCTCTTACCATCTGAACTGGTAAGGCGTGTGGAAATCCTGGGTTATAAGGCCATAGCAATTACCGATCATGTCGACTCATCCAACTTTGATTTTGTAATTCCCCGTTTGATTAAGGTAGCAAAAGATATCAACCGTTACAGCTCCACAAAACTCATACCTGGTGTGGAGCTGACCCATGTTCACCCCAGTCTGATTGCCCCTTTGGCAAAAGAGGCCAGGCACCTGGGAGCCGATGTATTGATATGCCATGGAGAGACCATCGCAGAGCCTGTCTGCCCCGGGACTAATCGGGCCGCCATTGAGGCTGACATTGATATACTCGCTCACCCGGGGCTGATCTCTGAAGAAGAGGTGGAGATGGCAGTCCAAAGCGGCACTTTTCTTGAGATTTCCGGCCGGAAGGGTCACGGCCTCACAAATGGCCATGTAGCCAGGCTTTCCAAAGCTCACGGAGCAAAACTAATCATAAACTCGGATGCCCATGCCCCGGAAGATTTCATGAGCGCAGAAATGGCACGGAAAGTGGGTCTGGGCGCTGGGCTTAACTCAAAGGAAGTCGAGTCGATCTACGAAGTGGCCTGGAACTGGGTCCGCTCCTTGTAA